The region GTGGATTCTGTGGATTCCGTGGCAAAATGGTTTTAGGTTTAACGCTATCTAGGCCGCTTTACGCTTCACCACTTTTAAGCCCCAAACACTGGCTGAAGAAGCGGCTGATGTCGGTGATTTCGGCACCACACACACTGTGCTCCATATTGTAACTATGGAACTGTGGCGTATACCCCCACAATTTAAGCTGCTGACACGCACGGGTGCCCAGTAATTCTGGCACCACCGCATCGCGGGTGCCGTGTAATACCTGAATCGGTAAGGCCGCATTCGCTGCATGGCGTTCTAAACTGTCGGCAGTCGCCAAATAGGTGGACATCGCCACTAAGCCGCCTAACGGTTTATCAAAGCTTAATGCGGCCTCATAGGCCACGGCCCCCCCTTGAGAAAAGCCCGCTAAAATAATGCGGCGGCTGTCGATGCCCAAGGCTATTTGCTGCTCAATCAATGCTTGAATAGCACGGGCAGACACGCGTAATTGACGCTCATCCACTTCACGCTCTATCTTCA is a window of Oceanisphaera sp. IT1-181 DNA encoding:
- a CDS encoding alpha/beta hydrolase, producing MTLNAIIKDTAADPDACVIWLHGLGANGHDFEPIVPELGLPANSAIRFIFPHAPQIAVTVNGGHRMPAWYDIIAMKIEREVDERQLRVSARAIQALIEQQIALGIDSRRIILAGFSQGGAVAYEAALSFDKPLGGLVAMSTYLATADSLERHAANAALPIQVLHGTRDAVVPELLGTRACQQLKLWGYTPQFHSYNMEHSVCGAEITDISRFFSQCLGLKSGEA